Genomic segment of Candidatus Afararchaeum irisae:
AATTTCGTTGGCAACGATATGGAGATACTGCTTGTAGTACGCACGTTCTTTTTCTCCGACATGTTGTAGAGTGCGGTGAGCCTCTTGTGTACCACGTTCTTGAAGCGACCTACGTCGCTTCTCGAACTCACGGTGCCAGTGGTCAAGTTCGTCTCCTGTCCAGAACGTGCCGGTTGACGCGACAGCAAGGTTCTCGACGCCGAGGTCGATCCCGAGGACTGTGTTGTGCTCGGGGACAGCGGCGTCGGTTTGCTCGCTGTCGGTGTCGTCTTCAGTGCGTTTGAAGCCGATGTGAAACCAGAACTCGTCTTCGAACGGCTTATAGTGGAGTGTGCTGGTGCGGAACTCCCAGTCGTCGTTTTCGAGGTATTCTTCGAAAGGAGTGTCTGCTGTATCGTTTGGGAGTACGTAGTCTGCTTCGATACGTCCATTAACCGTAGAGAGACTTACGTAATCATCATGGAAGGTAGCGGCTCGTTTGTCGAAACGAGCCGTGTCGGCGGTGAACTCGGGTTGGCTGGTGTCTTCGTTCTTTTCGAGACGTTCGACACCAGCCTTGACGGCTTCGACGGCTTGGAAGATGGCTTGCTGGACGAGGTTCGCCGTAAGGTCGTACTCTGCTTTCAGGTCGTGGTAGAGTTCGTCTTTGACGGCGTATTTCGCGGTTTTCTTATAGTCGTCTTCGTTCCAGCAGTGGTCGCTAGTTTCGTTGGCGCAGTGTTTGTACTGGTCAATTGTGTCGAGAAGTGCGTCCTTGTCGTTGTCGTTCACGACGAGTTCAACCGGTAGCGTCCGACGCACTTCCATACTGGTTTCAACGTATTCTATCTATTTAAATTCTTTAGGAGTGGGGGAGTTAACCCAGTGCAGAGAACAGATATCGTGGAGGTATTTGACGCGCTCCTCCCCTCCCTACTGTGCTGCTTGAGAGCCTGGGCTCTCTGCGCTGCTCGTTGAGGAAGGGGGCTCCGCGCTATCTTGTGCTGAGGTAGTCAATGAGTTCCCCGAGGCTTTCGAGAGAAGTCTCGAACACCTCCTTTCCCTTCTCAGCCGACGAGTCGGTCGGATCTCCCACGACTCCGTTCTCGGAGAACTCCGCGGTGTCGTAAGCCACGAACGATCCGCTCACGAACTCGCCCCACGAGTCGGCACCCTTAGTCATGTCGGAGTCGGAGACTAACTCGGGTTTGAGGTACTTCACGAGCGACGTCTCAAGACCTCCTGCGTGTCCCATGTCGTAGCCGTCGTCGAGTGACCTCCACCACGTCCACTCAGTCGCGAAGACAACGCCGTCACGTGTGAGGGACTCACAGACCTCCTGGAGAGCCTCTATGTTTCCTCCGTGTCCGTTGACGACTACAGCCTTCTCGAAGCCGTGGGTAGCCGCCGATTCGAGTGTCTCACGGACGTACGACCTGAAGGTGTCGGGAGAGACATAGAGGGTTCCGTCGAAATCGGCGTGTTCCTCGGATACACCGACGTTTACGGGCGGGAGACAGACAGTCTCCTCCTCCTCGGCGGCGCGTCTGGCTAGCTCGGTCGCCACGAGGGCGTCAGTACGTATGGGTGCATGGGGTC
This window contains:
- a CDS encoding transposase is translated as MEVRRTLPVELVVNDNDKDALLDTIDQYKHCANETSDHCWNEDDYKKTAKYAVKDELYHDLKAEYDLTANLVQQAIFQAVEAVKAGVERLEKNEDTSQPEFTADTARFDKRAATFHDDYVSLSTVNGRIEADYVLPNDTADTPFEEYLENDDWEFRTSTLHYKPFEDEFWFHIGFKRTEDDTDSEQTDAAVPEHNTVLGIDLGVENLAVASTGTFWTGDELDHWHREFEKRRRSLQERGTQEAHRTLQHVGEKERAYYKQYLHIVANEIVEEAVEHDCSVIAFEDLTDIRKRAQGATWHHRWRFNRLYNYVEYKAKAYGIDVEELERSPQAKTVPAYYTSQRCSSCGFTHEDNRPTQEQFECQKCGYENHADYNAAKNVAVRCCRRLLRRNQNGGDGGASVNIALNGGTMTVNV
- a CDS encoding creatininase family protein produces the protein MEIGDLTWTDVRDRETGFDVALLPVGSTEQHGPHAPIRTDALVATELARRAAEEEETVCLPPVNVGVSEEHADFDGTLYVSPDTFRSYVRETLESAATHGFEKAVVVNGHGGNIEALQEVCESLTRDGVVFATEWTWWRSLDDGYDMGHAGGLETSLVKYLKPELVSDSDMTKGADSWGEFVSGSFVAYDTAEFSENGVVGDPTDSSAEKGKEVFETSLESLGELIDYLSTR